The sequence below is a genomic window from Uranotaenia lowii strain MFRU-FL chromosome 2, ASM2978415v1, whole genome shotgun sequence.
caataTGACGCATTGGCTTAAAACTATCgcctataatttttatattgctttcattatcttaTACCAACACTGTAGGTGTAacaatatttttcggacaataaccaatctttttaaataaaatttgttattaaaaaaaactatgttcaattttaattcttatCTATAACTAAATATCCATGGcggtttacaaatttttatttaaatcttagttcatttagaaatgggaaaGTTAAGAATGCGTGTGTCTAAAAaaacattcgtttgatcgaaataaagataatgttatgatattcatgaaaaacttttttttttaattatcgttttttgtaaaaattatttcttcttTATTCCTGGTATCTCCCATCGCCTGGCCCACTTTTTTtcatgatcagtttttccaacttataggtacttcgtcaaatctgtgTTTTGGGTGGCTGCATCTTCCTCCTTCAgtttccgctattttttggcccaatacttctctttcGAAAGATAACGAGTgcaatttggtggattcagctatatcgaaataataaaactagataatttttgtgccactaaaaaacgttttcactggattgtctgctggcaaaatctgacaaaaacgaagCAAAACCATCAAGAGATGGAACTTCAAGTATAGTCGGCTAGTTAATATCGTAGATTGCAAAATAAACatacaaaagtaattttttcaagctttttaaaaccgctaaaccaaagtttttgttttgaaaattgttgtttttttccacaggagcagagtcTTTATTAAATTTCTGAATGAGTCATCATAACATGTGTTTCAAGATTCAACCGATTGAATATATATGCTTCTTTcaggtaaagttttcaaaactactAAAATGACCGCTGAATGGGACATCAACGATGCACACATTCCGTTCGTTCAGGACATAACCTACGATAAGTTTAACGAATGGGCTGATGGCCACTGCCGGTTCATTTACCATCAATCGGATGACCAAGCTCGAAAGCACATCTCTGGCTGGGCCATGCGGAACACCAACAACCACAATGTGAGCATCTTGAAGAAAAGTTGCCTCGGGGTGCTGATTTGTTCGGCCCGATGTCGACTGCCAAATGGAAGTGCCATCCATTTGCGGCCGGCAATTTGCGATAAGGCCCGCAGGAAACAGCAAGGACGAACTTGTCCAAACCGGAGCTGCAAAAATGGTCGATTAGAGGTGCAACCCTGTCGAGGTCACTGCGGTTATCCGGTCACACACTATTGGCGCCACACGGATAAGGCCATCTTTTTCCAGGCAAAGGGTAGCCACGATCATCCGAAGCCGGAATCCAAAACGGCAGGAGAATCGAGGAAATCCGTTGGACTTTCCTGCAAAGCGAAGACGAAAAAGCTCTCGGTGCTGCTTTTAAGGGATGCCGCTCTCGGGAATAAGGTACAGAAAATTACgaaatttctatcattttataACGCACATTAGAAACCAGGAGTACCAGAACTATCTTTTTATGACTAATCCCGAATAACACAAATCAAAAAGGCAATAAGGcagagttagatttttttcaaaaacaattttaaaaagtgtAGAATAGAATATAAAAGTTGTGGTCCATTTATTTTAAAGACATTTGTGTGTCAAATTTGTTTGAGAAATCAATTCAGATTGGGAAGAAGGAAGTAGACGTAATGAAGCTCAGAATTCAgtttaccgtaaaacgggggaagattgatcacttttttcaatatttctcgactttttttatgtcaaggggaatgtggcatgtttcatatttttaaaaccagcacTGGACTCATataaacgtaaaacatggttgtaaaaatttatttgactactttaaatttgatttaaaaatcgatttcgtctttgtttgaagtgatgctttggggtaacattggccagtctctattttgacggttttaacaagttttcttgatcataaggatataaaacaatttcataatatttacaaatgtatgtgtttgtgttcatttaaaaaaatatattctagctgatgataaactaaggcagttcgtgtgttatggccgaacaacaattgaaatcgaaagatggacaatgatgctacataaattaaggggctaactTATACAATTTGAACtacagaaaaaatgaaatttagccttcattcaattccctaggcCCTCGTATTATTCTCctctatttttttaacttcaaactttaccatttgatagggtttgtAACGTTTATATTTAAAACTTGGTTCATTTATGTGTTTTATGAACCAATTTGGATAAACATGTAAaaagattaaataaataaaaatagtattAACATACAAGAGAAAAAACTCAGTGCAAGTTAAGCTCCGTGCACCAACAGTGTAAGTCGACCTGAATACCCGTTGCTGTCAAAAGGAAGATAATCACGCAATACGAGAACGATTtcaagaaaacaacaacaaccacacGGCGACACGTTTCCGCTTGGCTCGTTCTTCTTCTGCGGACCGTCGCACACGCAGGTGGcgtgttttttttcgtgtgCCGCAAAAAAAGTGTCGGTTTTCGTTTTTTATCGGGCTAATTGAGCCGTGCGATCCGCGAAGGAAGTTTATTCGCGATAATAACGAGTTCTCGTTGGAAAGTTTCCCGTTTGTTGCGCTCGACGACCAGAAAAAGGAATTAGTGGAACGTTCGAGTCCCTGAACGCGCTAGCTGGTACGATCGCTAGAGGCAAAAAGTGCTTCACCGTGGTTTCCGTGTGAGACCTTCATACCAGATTCTTGCGAGCTGGTTAAGTGCAGTAGATCGGTGagtcgaaaattaaaattggatCGAAAAAGAAAACGGAACAAATTCCTATTTTCTTCAGAAACGCCAACCGCACGGGAAAAGAAGACGGTTCCGAAAAAGAAGAAATCAGGAGAGCGAAAAAGAACGCTGCGAAAGTCGGTGAGTCAGacacaaaaaatcgttttgtgaAATCAAACGATGACTAATTTTCTTCGTTACGCCCACCAGATACGCCCACCACGAGACAGCGAGAAGTAGTCGAAGAAGAAAATCCAAAAGAGCCCCTAGCGAAAAGGGTGAGCAACATCAAAAAACTCAATGTGGCCACGGTTCTAATACCAAAATTGCCACAGGGCTCTTTTCTTCTTCTCTTTCTTTTATTCGCAGTTTTCGTCTTCGCAGTTTTCATCTTCGCAGCTTTCGGGGAAATCTTCGCATCTCTTCCAAGACGGACAGCAACACGGGTGGTCGCATCATTCGAAGGCCGAGCTACTACCGGACCCGTGAGCCAAACAGGAACCGGACCGGCAAACCGAACGGTGACCGAATCCGGGAGCAGAGCCCGCAAGCTGACAAGGAATCGTCGTGGCAGATCCCGCTCAGGAGAGCGATACAAATTGGAATCGCGCATGGAGCAGCGTACGCATCCAGTTTCAAGGAGCAAAATCCTCGTCATCATTCCGCAGTCGAAGTGTGGGAATCAGCCGGCTCTGTTCAGAGCCACTCACGCGCGTGTGCCATTGGTTGGTCTATCGATGACCATTTGCGAAAAGGAAAATGAACGTTTTCGCTACACTCTTGATGCCGTGCCGGAGAGGCCTAGAGGCCATAATGTAAGTGCCCGATCTTTATTCTCAACATTGTAGATGTTCGGCGGGAGGAATTTCCTGCTCGTATGTTTGAGCAAAGTGGCAATGGccaaaataaaaagcaaaatttatttgatctaaATACATGTTAAATTTCATTTCGGAATAATTCCGAAATCTCTTTGGCTGAATTGATTGAGCTAGCCGGAGCAaaagaaaaggaagaagaaaaCTTCAATCCTTCTTCTTTCAAGCCAATTTCTTCTTACATTGGCACCCAACGTTAAAAACCCACACAGCACAacagaaaattttggttttttgatgGTTTTTCCTCCTTATCGTTAATTTTCGAAATCTTGTTAAGATTTCATTGTTTGGTTCGTCTTTGGATTCATATTTCGATTTTGCTGCTTTAAAGTAAGTAGCATTTAGAGCTATCATCATAATAAGTACAATACAAAGTAAGTAAATTATAGTTAAGATGGATTTTTCGTTGCTATCAGAAGAGGAGATCGCTTACGAATTAGCGTTGCGACACATTTTGAATGTGAATTCACTTACACATCGCAGCAAAGTGTTGCGTTTAAAAGCACTTTTTCAAGAAGAAGAAATTAAGGACTTTTTTCACAATAGTTCGATTCATGTGATGAGTCCTACAATCAATATTGAGAATTGCACAGTTGGCATTAAGGATCTGCAAACTTTTGCCGATTTAGCTTGCAAAGCAAACAACAACCAGGATCTTAAAATAGCTAGAGCTAGATTGCTTCATTATGAccaaagattaaaaattatagatCCACCAAACTATCTTATTGATGTCCTCACTTCCCTTCAGTCAATCGTAAGCGAGTTGCTTAAAAAAGTGCGGGCGCATATTGAAAACGGTGCTAGTGCAAACTCTAGTTTAGTGGCAGTGGAAGAGGAAGGAGTCGGAGGAGAAAACAGTCTGGCTGAGATCTTCAATACTTCAGCAAGCATTCAAAACACCACGATTCAGGCAGGTTCACCACTCAACACAGTCCGAGGACGAGGGCGAGGAGTTTCGCCACATCAACAGACAGGAGCCGTTCCAAAGCAACGAGTGTTAAACAACGACTTCGAAACCAACAACCCTCCACACCTTCTCCCCAATCCTCATGCGCAACCACAACGGGTTTTGAACAACAATGCATCTGCAATCAACCGTGATCAACAACTACAGCAATCAACTGAAGACAACAACGAAGGTAATCGACGTAACTTCAGATCAACACAGGCAGGAAACAGCAGCACGGAAAGAGAGCGTTTCGACGACCTTAGAAACGAGCTCTTGAACAACCTGTTGCAGCTACAACTTCAGCCACGCAGAAACGACGAGAATAGCAGGATGCAGAAGGCGATACACCACTGGCGTTTCTTCTTCAAGGGGCGCGAAGACGTCGAGAATCTCAACACGTTCCTGGATCGAGTTGAAAGCTTTGCGGTTTCGGACGATATTTCCGATGAGGTGTTGCTGTCAGGCGTCAAGCATTTACTTATGAACGATGCGCTAGAGTGGTATGCAGATAACCAACGTCAACTGGTGTCGTGGGACGCATTCAAGCGTATTATTCGACGGGATTATCTAGGTGAAGAGCATGGTCAGTTGCTGAGGGCTGAGGCGTTTTTTCGTTATCAAGGTGAAGCAGAATCGTTCGATCAATACTACAAGGACATTTCTACGTTGTTCCGGTTTGCCGATCCACCGATGTCCAACGCAGAAAAGCTGTTTCTGGTAAAAAAGAACATGCGCATGGATTACCTATCAGCAGTCACAGCAGCGAACCCTACAACGCTCGAACAACTAGTTCGGACCTGCAAAACTCAAGACAACATGAAGCTCCTGCTGGACAGACAACAACGCATGTCGATTCCGCGCGAATCATTATTAGCACCGAGGTTGGCCACTCCGAAGAACCAGCAGAAACCGTCGTACAACCAGCGTTTTTCGAAGGTGAATCTGGTGGAGAAGAACAACGCGGGAGAATCTGCAGCAACAACACGACTACAAAAAGAAGCGACAGATGCAGACGACGATGAGTATTGGCACCTGAAAATGGAAGAGCTGACGGAGCAGATCAACGCCATCAAGACTTTCGTGGATCGTAGACATCCCAGAACCATGAACAGGCAGATTCAACCGTCGATACCCAACCAACAACAGCAGCCACAGTATTCGCAGTACACGCAACAGCAACAGCTGCAGGCTACACAACATCAGTGGCAGAGGTCTCGGTATCCGGTAGAACAGCAACAGTTTGAAGGTTCGCAGCAGTATTCAGGGAATCAAAATCATCAGTTCCAGTATTCGCAGCAACCGTGGCAAGGTCAGCAGCAACGATCTTCGAATTACAATCAACAGTATCAGCCCATCCAACCGAATCAACAGTACCTGACAACTCAACATCAATTTCAGCAGCACAGACAACCCTGGCAAACACAAGAAGCACAGCCTCCAAAACAGCACTCTCAGGACCAGCGGAAAACTCTGACAACCTGTTGGAATTGTGAAGAAGCAGGACACCGATTCGTCGATTGTGAGAAGGAGCAGACTTTCTATTTCTGTCATGGCTGCGGCAAAAAGGGATTCACTCTGCGCAACTGCACATCATGTCGTTCTAGCGCGGGAAACTACGAAGCGGGGAATCGTCAGTAGAGAGGGATGATTCAATTAACCCAAGCGACACTCTCAATGAAAATCTGATATTGACACACTTAAATGCTATCGTCATAAATCCCGGACATGACAACAGACCGCATGCAATCATCGGAGTATTAGGTAGAACGATGAAAGCACTATTAGACAGCGGAGCCAATTGCTCTTTGCTAGGTGGCAAGCATACACGAATAGTTGACGATCTAGGATTACGGAAAGGAACGGTGCAAGGTGGAATAAAGACAGCAGATGGTACGAGCCACATGATATCTAACTTCGTTCGTCTTCCTATAGCCTACAACAACCGAAATGAAACACTTCCTGTCTTATTAGTTCCGTCAATTCCGGACTGTGTAATTTTGGGTATGGACTTCTGGAACAAATTTGGAGTCAAAGCAGTTTGTTGTACAATTGAAACGGCGACAGATGTAGAAGACATCGAAGGGCAGAACGATGAACACACGATGAAAGAGCTGACCGAAGAGCAACGCAAGCAATTAGATTCCATCGTAGAACAGTTTCCTAGAAGTGAAGGCAGGATAGGTAGAACGCAACTGTACGAACATCGAATCAACGTTGGCAATGCACCACCGAAAAAGCAGAGACATTATCCGATGTCCAAGTACGTGCTTGCGGAGGTTCACAAAGAAATCGACAGAATGATTGCCTTGGATGTCATCGAAGAAGCAATGTTCTCACCTTGGAACAATCCGCTTGTCG
It includes:
- the LOC129742252 gene encoding uncharacterized protein LOC129742252; protein product: MRNTNNHNVSILKKSCLGVLICSARCRLPNGSAIHLRPAICDKARRKQQGRTCPNRSCKNGRLEVQPCRGHCGYPVTHYWRHTDKAIFFQAKGSHDHPKPESKTAGESRKSVGLSCKAKTKKLSVLLLRDAALGNKLVRSLEAKSASPWFPCETFIPDSCELVKCSRSKRQPHGKRRRFRKRRNQESEKERCESRYAHHETARSSRRRKSKRAPSEKGLFSSSLSFIRSFRLRSFHLRSFRGNLRISSKTDSNTGGRIIRRPSYYRTREPNRNRTGKPNGDRIREQSPQADKESSWQIPLRRAIQIGIAHGAAYASSFKEQNPRHHSAVEVWESAGSVQSHSRACAIGWSIDDHLRKGK